One stretch of Niallia sp. XMNu-256 DNA includes these proteins:
- a CDS encoding Ger(x)C family spore germination protein produces the protein MIRLIKKAITFTLLLCLTSIFLTGCWDRTEVNDLALILAAGIDKGKDNNVELSAQIYIPQGSQGGQSGMSGGGSSGGQSFVRSAEGETIADAMAQLQVVLTREIFWGQNEVLIIGEKLAKEGISEHIDFWMRHSEPRIRANVFVSKERPKKVLGAMPELERDTAKQLRKIVQTDIGVKVTVKDLSEMLSGESNAAVLPYVENLPPSQMDSKSKEVPIIKGTAILKEGKMVGKLDDKEIRGILWPRNEIKSGVITINIENEQGYISLNLLRSQTKLTPSIKNNHWRINIKTNADLEVVQNTTKLDLFDPKIINKVEQKVINEIEARERLAFSLVQKKLQADVFGFADEFQRKYPQIWKQKREEWNEIFPEVDVSFDTRVKVERTGLATGEKNKGVEH, from the coding sequence ATGATCAGACTGATTAAAAAGGCGATAACTTTTACGCTTCTGCTTTGCCTGACCTCCATTTTCCTAACAGGATGCTGGGACCGCACAGAGGTAAATGATTTAGCTCTCATTCTGGCAGCGGGAATCGATAAGGGCAAAGACAATAATGTCGAATTATCGGCCCAAATCTATATCCCGCAAGGCTCACAAGGCGGACAATCCGGAATGTCCGGCGGCGGGTCTAGCGGCGGACAGTCATTTGTTCGATCAGCTGAAGGAGAAACCATTGCGGATGCGATGGCACAACTCCAGGTAGTACTAACAAGGGAGATTTTTTGGGGGCAAAATGAGGTACTCATCATCGGTGAAAAGTTAGCAAAGGAAGGAATAAGTGAACACATTGACTTTTGGATGCGGCACTCGGAACCTCGGATACGTGCCAACGTTTTTGTTTCGAAAGAAAGGCCTAAGAAGGTTTTGGGGGCGATGCCTGAATTGGAAAGAGACACCGCAAAACAACTACGCAAAATCGTCCAAACAGATATAGGGGTAAAAGTAACTGTGAAGGATTTATCAGAGATGCTATCGGGTGAATCAAATGCAGCCGTACTTCCTTATGTTGAAAACCTACCCCCATCTCAAATGGATTCAAAGTCAAAGGAAGTACCAATCATTAAAGGGACCGCCATTTTAAAAGAAGGAAAAATGGTAGGAAAATTAGATGATAAAGAAATAAGAGGGATTCTTTGGCCAAGAAATGAGATTAAATCAGGTGTGATTACCATTAATATTGAAAACGAACAAGGCTACATTTCCTTAAATTTATTAAGAAGCCAAACAAAGTTGACCCCTTCCATTAAGAATAATCATTGGAGAATAAACATCAAAACAAACGCAGACCTTGAAGTTGTACAAAACACGACCAAACTAGACTTATTTGATCCAAAGATCATAAACAAAGTCGAACAAAAGGTGATTAATGAAATTGAAGCAAGAGAACGCTTAGCCTTCTCATTAGTACAAAAAAAGTTACAGGCTGATGTTTTCGGCTTTGCAGATGAATTTCAAAGAAAATATCCACAGATATGGAAACAAAAGAGAGAAGAATGGAATGAAATTTTCCCAGAAGTGGATGTGTCTTTTGATACGAGGGTAAAAGTTGAAAGAACCGGTTTGGCAACTGGTGAAAAAAATAAAGGTGTTGAACACTGA
- a CDS encoding spore germination protein, whose amino-acid sequence MKLLGRRTKKDYFSNIQLNKSLDSLQEIPLHSELNKNIDILKSAYKDCSDVVFREFNIGSSMKAVLLYIDGLANTEAIDQLVLASLNQMKNQEQRVTFEIIKNQISVTDVKDFTSINDVFKQVSIGNSIILIENETKGISIGLSKFEKRSIAEPEAEPVIRGPREGFIETVRVNTSLLRRRIRHPLLKMKQMDIGGYTETQVVVAYIEGIADNELVDEVMSRIKRIKIDGILESGYIEELIVDHPYSPFPQVLTTERPDVAASSLLEGRVVILIDGTPITLIAPCTFASLLQAPEDYYNHFYISTLIRWLRYLFLFIALLAPSAYVAILTFHQEMLPTTLLLTIAQSREQIPFPALVEAFIMEVTFEALREAGVRLPKQVGAAVSIVGALVIGQAATAAGLVSQPMVMVVAITGIASFLLPRYATGISIRILRFPIMILAGMLGLLGVMLGITSIVAHMCTLKSFGVPYFNPIAPLKMQNLKDVLIRAPWSAMETRPEFFSKDAGHLRRQSSHLKPGPSKGGEEK is encoded by the coding sequence ATGAAATTGTTGGGGAGACGGACAAAGAAAGATTATTTTTCAAATATACAATTAAATAAATCATTGGATAGCTTACAAGAGATCCCTCTCCATTCGGAGTTAAATAAAAATATAGATATCCTAAAATCAGCTTATAAAGATTGCTCTGATGTAGTTTTTCGTGAATTTAATATCGGCAGCAGTATGAAAGCGGTTCTTCTTTACATTGATGGACTTGCAAATACGGAAGCGATCGATCAGCTTGTGCTTGCGTCGCTTAATCAGATGAAAAACCAAGAACAACGTGTAACATTTGAAATCATAAAAAATCAAATATCAGTTACCGATGTGAAGGACTTTACCTCCATTAATGATGTTTTTAAACAAGTTTCAATTGGCAACTCCATCATTCTAATTGAAAACGAAACAAAAGGAATTTCGATCGGGCTATCAAAGTTTGAAAAACGCAGTATTGCCGAACCCGAAGCGGAACCGGTTATACGCGGACCAAGAGAAGGTTTTATTGAAACGGTAAGAGTCAACACCTCCCTTTTACGGAGGAGAATTCGTCATCCGTTATTAAAAATGAAACAAATGGATATTGGCGGTTACACAGAAACACAAGTTGTGGTTGCTTATATTGAAGGCATTGCCGACAACGAATTAGTGGATGAAGTGATGAGCAGGATAAAGCGAATCAAAATAGATGGGATTTTAGAAAGTGGATACATTGAGGAATTGATTGTCGATCATCCGTATTCTCCCTTCCCCCAAGTTTTAACAACGGAACGGCCGGATGTTGCAGCTTCCTCCCTTCTGGAAGGGCGTGTTGTGATCCTGATTGACGGCACACCGATTACCTTAATTGCACCTTGTACGTTCGCAAGTCTTCTACAGGCACCCGAAGATTACTATAATCATTTTTACATTAGTACGCTTATTCGTTGGCTGAGATACCTATTCTTGTTTATTGCTTTGCTTGCACCATCCGCATATGTGGCGATCTTAACGTTTCATCAAGAAATGCTTCCAACCACCCTGCTCTTAACCATCGCTCAAAGCCGTGAACAAATCCCTTTTCCTGCATTGGTGGAAGCGTTTATCATGGAAGTCACTTTTGAGGCACTAAGGGAAGCAGGTGTGAGGTTACCAAAACAGGTTGGTGCTGCTGTGAGTATTGTCGGAGCCCTAGTTATTGGACAAGCAGCGACGGCAGCAGGACTGGTTTCACAACCGATGGTTATGGTCGTCGCGATTACCGGTATCGCATCTTTCTTATTGCCAAGATACGCAACCGGCATATCCATTCGAATCCTGCGCTTTCCCATTATGATCTTGGCTGGAATGTTAGGGTTATTAGGAGTTATGCTCGGTATTACCTCAATTGTCGCACATATGTGTACTCTAAAGTCCTTTGGTGTACCTTATTTCAATCCAATCGCACCCCTGAAGATGCAAAACTTGAAGGATGTCCTGATACGAGCCCCCTGGTCGGCCATGGAGACACGTCCTGAATTTTTTTCAAAGGATGCTGGTCACCTAAGGCGTCAGTCCAGTCATTTAAAGCCCGGTCCAAGCAAAGGTGGAGAAGAAAAGTGA
- a CDS encoding C45 family peptidase: MINVYSDVIQFRGNHYDFGYKQGGLLKDSRLLANREKFWSKPSIKYNYSIDETEVKNMILSYAPGIWDELIGLSDSLNMKMDDTILQFGGYYLEYGKSGCSIFTNTDFLMRNYDQDPLSYEGRYVLYQPTDQGYATMGPSMQITGRTDGMNEKGLTMGYNLINRVRSDSGFICNMIGRMVLETCANVEEATSLLKEIPHRRSFSYVLLDQTGKSIVVEASPREVIIHQANICTNHFEILTHENRYRIDDSLQRYQAIKRQENHSLDANTAFQLMNGTDKGVFSKKYGTWAGTLHTAGYFPNSRKTWFALGGDRRPVIFDFDRWLSGEKISIKQVRGELDTTLPFINI, from the coding sequence ATGATAAATGTATATAGTGATGTCATTCAGTTTCGAGGAAATCATTATGACTTTGGCTATAAGCAAGGTGGGTTACTAAAAGATTCTCGTCTTCTTGCAAATCGAGAAAAGTTTTGGAGCAAGCCATCCATAAAATACAATTATTCGATTGATGAAACAGAAGTTAAAAACATGATTCTTTCCTATGCTCCCGGAATTTGGGATGAGTTAATAGGTTTGTCAGATTCTTTAAATATGAAGATGGACGACACCATTCTTCAATTTGGAGGCTATTATCTTGAATATGGGAAAAGTGGTTGCTCCATTTTCACAAATACCGATTTTCTTATGCGAAACTATGATCAGGATCCCCTCTCCTATGAAGGTCGATATGTTCTCTATCAACCGACAGACCAGGGCTATGCAACGATGGGTCCATCTATGCAAATAACAGGGCGTACAGATGGGATGAACGAAAAAGGATTAACGATGGGATATAACCTCATCAATCGTGTGAGATCAGATAGCGGGTTTATTTGCAATATGATTGGACGGATGGTTTTAGAAACATGCGCCAATGTTGAGGAAGCCACTTCACTTCTGAAAGAAATTCCTCATCGTCGTTCGTTCAGCTACGTGCTGCTTGATCAAACCGGAAAGTCTATCGTTGTCGAAGCCTCTCCAAGAGAAGTGATCATCCACCAGGCCAATATCTGTACCAATCACTTTGAAATATTAACTCATGAGAATCGTTACCGTATTGACGACTCTCTCCAAAGATATCAAGCAATAAAGCGTCAGGAAAATCATTCTCTAGATGCCAACACCGCTTTTCAACTGATGAACGGTACGGACAAAGGGGTATTCTCAAAAAAGTATGGAACATGGGCGGGAACCTTGCATACAGCGGGTTATTTCCCGAATAGTAGAAAAACCTGGTTTGCCCTTGGTGGAGACAGACGGCCGGTTATCTTTGATTTTGATCGATGGCTTAGTGGAGAAAAGATTAGCATCAAACAGGTCAGAGGTGAGCTTGATACGACCCTACCTTTTATAAACATATAA
- a CDS encoding MFS transporter: protein MRVRFWILVIMVAVSGFSQGMLLPLIAIIFEQDGVSSSINGLHATGLYIGMLIASPFMEAPLRKFGYKPLILIGGLIVVLSLALFPLWKSIVFWFLLRLLIGIGDNMLHFGTQTWITDFSPIHKRGRNISVYGLFFGLGFAVGPLITRFVVYHEFLPFMVSSAISLLIWLTVFFLKNEFPEKTVEKNSLLDTFRRFKQAWKFGWIAFLFPFSYGFLEASLNGNFPVYALRVGIDIHAVSILLPAFALGSIVFQLPLGMLSDHYGRRNILMLALLIGIGSFITAGVFRESVIGLFICFFIAGMLVGSTYSLGISYMADLLPRNLLPAGNIMCSILYSFGSIGGPFVGGLVLEYLEGGLFYTISFILLLVFIPLLFFKQKYDWKEVYKSVS, encoded by the coding sequence ATGAGGGTTCGTTTTTGGATTTTAGTTATTATGGTAGCAGTGTCAGGGTTCTCACAAGGAATGTTGCTTCCTCTCATTGCTATTATTTTTGAACAAGATGGGGTATCATCTTCCATCAATGGGCTTCATGCAACTGGACTTTATATTGGAATGTTAATTGCTTCGCCTTTTATGGAGGCTCCATTACGGAAGTTTGGCTATAAACCTCTTATTTTAATTGGGGGATTAATCGTTGTCTTGTCATTAGCTTTATTTCCATTATGGAAATCGATTGTATTTTGGTTTTTGTTACGTTTATTGATTGGAATTGGCGATAACATGCTGCATTTTGGTACGCAAACATGGATTACTGATTTCTCACCGATTCATAAAAGAGGCCGTAATATTTCCGTTTACGGTTTATTTTTTGGCCTTGGATTTGCAGTAGGGCCTTTAATAACGCGTTTTGTCGTGTATCATGAATTTCTTCCATTTATGGTTTCATCCGCAATCAGCTTATTAATATGGCTAACGGTCTTTTTTCTAAAAAATGAATTTCCAGAGAAAACAGTAGAGAAAAATTCATTGCTTGACACGTTCCGTCGATTTAAACAAGCATGGAAATTTGGTTGGATTGCTTTTTTATTTCCATTTAGTTATGGCTTTTTAGAAGCATCTCTAAATGGAAATTTTCCCGTATATGCGTTGAGAGTCGGCATTGATATCCATGCTGTATCCATCCTTCTGCCAGCATTTGCCCTAGGGAGTATTGTTTTTCAATTACCTTTAGGAATGTTAAGCGATCACTATGGTCGGAGAAATATTCTGATGCTTGCTTTATTGATCGGGATAGGATCGTTTATTACAGCAGGTGTCTTTCGTGAATCAGTAATTGGCTTATTTATCTGTTTCTTCATAGCAGGGATGCTTGTCGGTTCTACTTACTCTTTAGGGATTTCCTATATGGCGGATTTACTGCCAAGAAACCTTCTCCCAGCTGGTAATATCATGTGTAGTATTTTATATAGCTTTGGTAGTATTGGTGGACCTTTTGTAGGAGGATTAGTATTGGAGTATTTAGAAGGCGGCCTCTTTTATACAATAAGTTTCATTCTACTGTTGGTTTTTATCCCACTTCTTTTCTTTAAACAAAAATATGATTGGAAAGAGGTTTATAAGTCGGTATCCTGA
- a CDS encoding GntR family transcriptional regulator: MLWSSEVELLSIPEQIANSIRQMIVEGKFKPGDPLPSQLSLAKQFGVSRPTMKEAFMYLTSQKVIEPFNGQVGGYKVRDFLPEKVSNNIYELIMLSLHSKTITHPDIFELRKLIEIPAAGLAALRRTDKDLLYLEKCLSDIRTKNLSVEEMLAIDSSVHVLLAKCTYNHLTEAIMTAIIKTYHQRTPNIQEEEKKFILIGLIDLIECIIEKDDINAKKAMEEHLYYSRTYLQIKQLMN, from the coding sequence ATGTTATGGTCTAGTGAGGTTGAACTATTATCCATCCCAGAACAAATTGCCAATTCCATTCGTCAGATGATTGTGGAAGGTAAGTTTAAGCCAGGTGATCCTCTACCATCACAACTGAGCCTTGCCAAACAATTTGGTGTGAGCAGGCCGACCATGAAAGAAGCCTTTATGTACTTGACAAGCCAAAAGGTGATTGAGCCTTTTAACGGTCAAGTAGGTGGTTATAAAGTGAGAGATTTCTTACCAGAAAAAGTCAGCAACAACATTTATGAATTAATCATGCTCTCTCTCCATTCAAAAACAATCACACATCCTGATATTTTTGAATTAAGAAAGCTAATTGAAATCCCTGCCGCTGGATTAGCTGCATTAAGAAGAACAGACAAAGACCTACTTTATTTAGAGAAATGTTTGTCTGATATTCGTACCAAAAATCTTTCAGTAGAAGAAATGTTAGCTATTGATAGCTCTGTACATGTTCTACTTGCAAAATGTACATATAATCATTTAACAGAAGCCATCATGACTGCAATTATTAAGACGTATCACCAACGGACACCTAATATTCAAGAAGAAGAGAAAAAATTTATTTTAATCGGTTTAATAGATTTGATTGAGTGTATTATTGAAAAAGATGACATCAATGCTAAAAAAGCGATGGAAGAGCATCTATATTATTCCAGAACTTATTTGCAAATAAAACAACTTATGAACTAA
- a CDS encoding Xaa-Pro peptidase family protein gives MSTIQSIESNKKEIMNQRWNRLEKEMEASGLDAVIIYGKGIITQYGNLYYFGGYYPILRHGFVIKIKGQEPIVYYNTRADYYLAKEKGTINDVRYVGTGDVIQAEDPLLVEITQVINETLPKKIGVVGLKESMNIKQYEYLMNHIKGEVVDGTAMIAKIKSVKSPEEIEMIRLSFDLAEKSFAAFEKAIQPGKTCAEIAGEVEKIARGNGAIDTLVFIEEGPYFLRKPTNTTISENALVTCYVELIDENGYWVEKGAIFAVGEISEEMKAHADACVQAMEEVKKVIKPGNTVSDLANAIHQHINHLNVKVGIWHGHGVGVDHDLPVISDNGTDVIEEGMVLSVHPNFANEKEEFGASIADVFIVQENGAESLSKLPYMTYLAQKESERIG, from the coding sequence ATGTCAACTATCCAATCAATTGAAAGTAATAAAAAAGAAATTATGAATCAACGCTGGAACAGGCTTGAAAAAGAAATGGAAGCATCAGGCTTAGATGCCGTGATAATTTATGGAAAAGGGATAATTACACAATATGGAAATTTATATTACTTTGGAGGGTATTACCCGATATTAAGACACGGCTTTGTTATCAAAATAAAGGGACAAGAGCCGATTGTTTACTACAATACAAGAGCCGATTATTATTTAGCAAAAGAAAAAGGGACGATAAACGATGTGCGTTATGTTGGAACTGGGGATGTGATTCAAGCAGAAGATCCGCTGCTAGTTGAAATTACACAAGTAATTAATGAAACATTACCTAAAAAAATTGGTGTTGTCGGTCTGAAAGAAAGTATGAATATTAAACAGTATGAGTACTTAATGAATCATATAAAAGGTGAAGTGGTAGATGGTACAGCCATGATCGCTAAAATAAAAAGTGTTAAATCTCCAGAAGAAATAGAAATGATTAGACTTTCATTTGATCTTGCTGAGAAAAGTTTTGCAGCTTTTGAAAAAGCGATCCAGCCAGGAAAAACATGTGCAGAAATTGCTGGTGAAGTTGAAAAGATTGCACGGGGAAATGGGGCCATCGACACATTAGTTTTTATTGAGGAAGGACCATATTTCCTGCGTAAGCCGACAAATACAACCATCAGTGAAAATGCCCTTGTCACCTGTTATGTGGAATTAATCGATGAAAATGGATATTGGGTTGAAAAGGGCGCTATCTTTGCAGTTGGAGAGATCAGTGAAGAAATGAAAGCGCATGCAGATGCTTGTGTTCAAGCGATGGAAGAGGTGAAAAAGGTAATAAAACCGGGCAACACCGTATCTGATCTTGCGAATGCGATTCATCAGCATATCAATCATCTTAACGTCAAAGTCGGAATCTGGCATGGACATGGGGTAGGTGTCGACCATGACTTACCTGTTATTTCAGATAACGGGACAGATGTGATTGAAGAGGGAATGGTTCTAAGTGTTCATCCAAATTTCGCTAATGAAAAAGAAGAATTCGGTGCAAGTATTGCGGATGTGTTTATCGTCCAGGAGAACGGTGCTGAATCGTTAAGTAAACTTCCTTATATGACTTATCTAGCGCAAAAGGAGAGTGAAAGAATTGGATAA
- a CDS encoding hydantoinase/oxoprolinase family protein, with product MDKFTIGIDVGGTFTDLLLINMNTKEQIIDKTSSTPADPSIGVINGLSNLAQKIGVTTQELLENTSLIVHGTTVTTNAVLTNRGAKTGLLTTKGFRDVLQMRRGVRSKQHLYNNKYKAPDPLVTRDLVVGIDERTDADGKIIKGVKEQEIIEALDWFKEEGVESIAICYMHSYANPENEVMTKQIVEKYIPEAYVTISTDVSSIIRLYNRVSTSAMNAYVGPILNTYMDQLMGKLESKGFTNGELLIMQSNGGVTNPVTVSKLPATTVLSGPAAGPVSGSAFAKASGFDKAIVVDMGGTSFEASIIEDGEVNIGKEGEINRNLISLPMVSIHTIGSGGGSVAWIDSGGLLQVGPQSAGASPGPACYGRGGQLPTCSDANLLLGYLNPGFFLGGGMSLDLDLATKAVNQHIAVPLNMSVEEAAKGIYQISNLNMANGIKEVTIQNGQDPRNFPLVVAGGAGPIHAAMIARELEISEIIIPTFSSVLCAVGMLASQLRHDYVRSFHKTWDAAHFTDIVSILADDREEGTQALIAEGVSKEKQMIKIGLDMRYVGQHYEVTIEVDEDIILTNDKELVENEFHREHEKLFGFDLRGHEIEIINIRLSCRGDFVQFSPRIIESMNPDEELLVKQYRHMFEPVQKTMVKAPVFDGDHMKAGAYIEGPAIVELTTTTIIIPSEFEMKLDMNGNFIMVDTASIVKHLNLPFVTTKIN from the coding sequence TTGGATAAATTTACAATTGGCATTGACGTTGGTGGTACATTTACAGATTTATTATTGATTAATATGAATACAAAAGAACAGATAATTGATAAAACCTCCTCCACACCAGCAGATCCATCAATCGGTGTAATAAATGGACTTAGTAATCTCGCTCAAAAGATAGGAGTTACAACTCAGGAACTATTGGAGAATACAAGTTTAATCGTACATGGTACAACGGTTACAACAAATGCTGTATTAACAAATAGAGGAGCAAAGACAGGATTATTAACGACAAAAGGCTTTCGTGATGTTTTGCAGATGAGAAGAGGGGTTAGAAGTAAACAACATCTTTACAATAATAAATACAAGGCTCCCGATCCATTAGTGACACGGGACTTAGTTGTCGGCATTGATGAACGGACGGATGCAGATGGAAAAATAATCAAAGGGGTTAAAGAGCAAGAAATCATTGAAGCATTAGATTGGTTTAAGGAAGAAGGGGTCGAATCCATTGCAATTTGTTATATGCATTCTTACGCCAATCCAGAAAATGAAGTGATGACGAAACAAATCGTAGAAAAATATATTCCTGAAGCGTATGTCACCATATCAACGGATGTTTCCTCCATTATTCGTTTGTACAACCGAGTTAGCACATCTGCCATGAATGCTTATGTAGGCCCCATTTTAAACACGTACATGGATCAGTTAATGGGAAAACTTGAATCAAAAGGCTTTACGAATGGTGAGCTCTTAATCATGCAATCAAATGGCGGTGTTACAAATCCTGTCACGGTTTCTAAATTACCAGCTACTACCGTATTATCTGGTCCAGCGGCAGGGCCTGTGTCTGGAAGCGCATTTGCTAAAGCGTCTGGATTTGATAAAGCTATCGTTGTTGACATGGGAGGAACTTCGTTTGAGGCATCCATTATAGAAGATGGTGAAGTCAATATCGGAAAAGAGGGGGAAATTAACCGTAATTTAATTTCCTTGCCAATGGTATCGATTCATACCATTGGATCGGGTGGGGGAAGTGTTGCTTGGATTGACTCTGGTGGTTTACTACAAGTTGGTCCGCAAAGTGCAGGAGCCTCGCCTGGTCCAGCATGTTATGGACGAGGGGGACAATTGCCGACTTGTTCGGATGCTAATTTGCTATTAGGATATTTGAATCCAGGCTTTTTTCTGGGCGGAGGCATGTCACTAGATCTTGATTTGGCCACAAAGGCTGTGAATCAACATATCGCAGTTCCTTTAAATATGAGCGTTGAAGAAGCTGCTAAGGGAATCTATCAAATTTCCAATTTAAATATGGCTAATGGGATTAAAGAGGTTACCATTCAAAATGGACAAGATCCTCGAAACTTCCCATTGGTTGTAGCCGGCGGTGCTGGGCCGATCCATGCGGCTATGATTGCAAGAGAACTTGAAATTTCGGAGATCATTATCCCAACATTTTCATCTGTACTATGTGCAGTTGGGATGCTTGCCTCACAATTACGACATGATTATGTGAGAAGTTTCCACAAAACATGGGATGCTGCTCACTTTACAGACATCGTGTCTATATTGGCCGACGATAGAGAGGAAGGAACACAAGCATTAATCGCTGAAGGAGTTTCCAAAGAGAAACAAATGATAAAGATCGGGCTAGATATGAGGTATGTTGGACAGCACTACGAAGTGACGATTGAAGTAGACGAGGATATTATTTTAACTAATGACAAGGAATTAGTAGAAAATGAGTTTCATAGAGAACATGAAAAATTATTTGGTTTTGACTTAAGAGGACACGAAATAGAGATTATCAATATTCGGTTATCATGTCGTGGGGATTTCGTACAATTTTCACCTAGAATCATTGAATCAATGAATCCAGACGAGGAACTTTTAGTGAAGCAATATCGACACATGTTCGAACCTGTCCAAAAAACAATGGTAAAGGCTCCAGTCTTTGATGGGGATCATATGAAGGCAGGCGCATATATAGAAGGTCCAGCTATTGTGGAATTAACAACAACGACCATTATTATTCCAAGTGAATTTGAAATGAAATTAGATATGAATGGGAATTTTATCATGGTCGACACAGCCTCTATTGTGAAACATTTAAACTTGCCATTTGTTACAACAAAAATTAACTAA
- a CDS encoding hydantoinase B/oxoprolinase family protein, with the protein MDSIIVSVISNRLRAIGRQMGAVIERSAHSPLLVEGRDFSLGIYTASGVLIEQTEYIPILGYAAAPGVKAVVEYFKGDVHEGDVFLHNDPFTGGNQNSDWKVMKPVFFEGKLFGWTVITAHQADVGGAVPGSYNPYATDLWQEGIRITPVRIFSKGKKIKDVWDLIMGNIRLPVVGDDILAMIGGCTVGEKELVKLIDQYSMNTVNEAIAEIFDSTEKMAKVIINQIPNGVYDGEWLVMDDGFDHEAEMKIKVRVTVEDDHMHFDFSGTSPQTKGYVNAPLPVTISSVMISFFMLTEQEIAHNEAIQRCISVHVPEGTMLNPKFPAASGFGNHLSDQICSAIFIALSKALPEQVTAGWNSLLCAIINGTDEKRQKPFVDILLNGSKGGSGGTKGADGYDHIGLIASGGALAAQDPEMFELTLPVTLQKYEYAKDSCGAGEWRGGLGVEVEFSINADGVQASVFGDGGNEATAAPGILGGTNGAVNTIVLEYPDGRTYKSFTKDLISDIPKGTIYKQLAGGGGGYGDPKKRPADIVAKEVRYGYISKEYAKEKYGVVISNEKKGEIVEILR; encoded by the coding sequence ATGGATTCCATCATCGTATCCGTCATATCCAATCGTTTAAGAGCAATCGGAAGACAAATGGGAGCGGTTATTGAAAGAAGTGCACATTCGCCTTTACTTGTGGAGGGACGAGACTTCTCTTTAGGTATCTACACAGCATCTGGAGTATTAATTGAACAGACAGAGTATATTCCAATTTTGGGTTATGCTGCTGCGCCTGGAGTCAAGGCAGTCGTAGAATATTTCAAGGGAGATGTTCATGAGGGAGATGTATTTCTTCATAATGATCCATTTACAGGAGGTAATCAAAACTCAGACTGGAAAGTGATGAAACCTGTATTTTTTGAAGGAAAATTATTTGGCTGGACTGTTATTACTGCTCATCAGGCCGATGTAGGCGGAGCCGTACCAGGATCCTATAATCCATATGCTACCGATCTATGGCAGGAAGGCATTCGGATCACCCCTGTAAGAATATTTAGCAAAGGGAAAAAAATAAAGGATGTTTGGGATCTTATAATGGGAAATATTAGACTTCCGGTCGTTGGGGACGATATTCTCGCTATGATCGGCGGATGTACCGTAGGGGAAAAAGAACTCGTCAAACTCATTGATCAGTATAGTATGAATACCGTTAACGAGGCGATTGCTGAAATCTTTGATTCTACTGAAAAAATGGCAAAGGTAATTATTAATCAGATTCCAAACGGGGTTTACGATGGGGAATGGTTAGTAATGGATGATGGTTTTGATCATGAAGCAGAGATGAAGATCAAAGTAAGAGTAACCGTGGAAGATGATCATATGCATTTTGATTTTAGCGGGACATCTCCACAGACGAAAGGCTATGTAAATGCCCCATTGCCTGTAACGATTTCTTCTGTCATGATTTCCTTTTTCATGCTGACGGAACAAGAGATCGCTCATAATGAGGCAATTCAAAGATGCATCAGTGTCCATGTTCCTGAAGGGACGATGTTAAACCCTAAATTCCCAGCTGCATCAGGTTTTGGTAACCACTTAAGTGATCAAATTTGTTCCGCTATTTTCATCGCACTTTCTAAAGCGTTACCTGAGCAAGTGACTGCAGGCTGGAATTCATTGTTATGTGCCATTATAAATGGAACAGATGAAAAAAGGCAAAAACCTTTTGTCGATATTCTTTTGAATGGAAGTAAAGGGGGAAGTGGTGGAACGAAAGGTGCGGATGGATATGATCATATTGGTTTAATTGCTTCAGGAGGTGCTTTGGCGGCTCAGGATCCTGAAATGTTTGAGCTCACATTGCCTGTTACTCTTCAAAAATATGAATATGCCAAAGATTCTTGTGGTGCTGGTGAATGGAGGGGAGGTTTAGGAGTAGAAGTTGAATTTTCCATCAATGCGGATGGTGTTCAAGCGAGTGTGTTTGGCGACGGAGGGAACGAAGCCACCGCGGCTCCTGGTATTCTTGGAGGAACAAATGGTGCGGTGAACACGATTGTCCTTGAATATCCAGATGGTCGAACCTACAAAAGCTTTACGAAAGATTTGATTTCCGATATTCCAAAAGGGACAATTTACAAACAGCTTGCAGGCGGAGGCGGAGGTTACGGAGATCCCAAAAAACGTCCAGCAGATATCGTAGCCAAAGAGGTCCGATATGGATATATTTCAAAGGAATACGCGAAAGAAAAATATGGGGTTGTGATTTCTAATGAGAAGAAGGGTGAAATCGTAGAGATATTAAGATGA